Proteins encoded together in one Etheostoma cragini isolate CJK2018 chromosome 11, CSU_Ecrag_1.0, whole genome shotgun sequence window:
- the LOC117952699 gene encoding complement C1q-like protein 2, with translation MVLALIIAIPLLVQTSRTEAHYEMMGTCRMICDPYNPKPSATALEVMQELSAVPSPTFVQGTKGEPGWPGNPGPRGPPGEPGVPGPRGPPGDRGDSEKTGLPKAVGTARTDTSEDLGSAIIGAKIAFYVGLKNPHEGYEVLRFDDVVTNLGNHYDPATGKFTCQVAGIYYFTYHVLMRGGDGTSMWADLCKNGQVRASAIAQDADQNYDYASNSVVLHLDSGDEIYVKLDGGKAHGGNNNKYSTFSGFLLYPD, from the exons ATGGTTTTGGCACTCATCATCGCGATTCCCCTGCTGGTCCAAACTTCCAGAACCGAGGCGCACTACGAGATGATGGGCACCTGTCGGATGATCTGTGACCCGTATAACCCCAAACCGAGCGCCACGGCTCTGGAGGTCATGCAGGAGCTGAGCGCAGTCCCTTCTCCGACCTTTGTTCAAGGGACTAAAGGCGAGCCGGGTTGGCCGGGGAATCCCGGGCCGAGGGGGCCGCCAGGCGAACCGGGGGTGCCGGGTCCGAGAGGGCCGCCGGGGGATAGAGGAGATTCTGAAAAGACGGGGCTTCCCAAAGCGGTGGGCACAGCGCGGACCGACACCAGTGAAGATCTTGGCTCTGCTATCATCGGGGCAAAGATAGCATTTTATGTGGGTCTAAAAAATCCTCACGAGGGATACGAAGTGTTAAGGTTCGACGACGTTGTCACAAACCTCGGGAACCATTATGACCCGGCAACCGGCAAGTTCACTTGCCAAGTGGCTGGGATTTACTACTTCACCTATCATGTGTTGATGCGCGGAGGAGACGGGACAAGCATGTGGGCAGACTTATGCAAAAACGGACAG GTTCGTGCCAGCGCAATAGCGCAGGACGCCGACCAGAACTACGACTATGCCAGCAACAGCGTCGTCCTGCATCTGGACTCCGGAGACGAGATTTATGTCAAACTGGACGGCGGCAAAGCGCATggaggaaacaacaacaaatacagcacattttcaGGCTTCCTTTTGTACCCGGACTGA